The sequence below is a genomic window from Deinococcus sp. Marseille-Q6407.
TTTTTCTAACAGGGCCCTTTTTTGTTATGACAGCAAGTATGATTCCTCTGGAAGAAGACCTGGTTTTTCCCGCGTCCTGGCAGGCCGGCGCGGCCCTTTTTAATGCGGGACACTGGTGGGAAGCCCATGAAGCCTGGGAACCGGTATGGATGCGGGCCAGCGGTGAGGCGCGCCTGGCGCTGCAGGCCTTGATTCTGCTGGCGGCGGCCCTGCACAAGCGCTGGCAGATGGGCAGCTTAACCCGGCGCAATTTTGTGAAGGCCCAGGCGTATCTACGTCAGCTGTCTCCCGGGGTCTACGGGGTGGACTGGCCCCTGCTGGAACAGAGAGTAGATGCCGCACTGGAAGGCGAGCAACCCGGCCCACCGCCCCAGCTGCCACTACTGGACTCGGAGCGCCGGTAACAGCCGCCCGATTCTGCGGCCGGCACCCCCGGTACAATAACCCCCGAGAGGTTAGATGATGAATTCACAGCGAATTGCCCTATTTGTGGACGGGGCCAGTATTTACGCGGCAGCCAAGCGCCTGGGGTGGAATTTTGACCACCGCAAAGTGCTGGAATATTTCCGGCAACAGGGCGAGCTGTACAACGCTTTTTATTACACGGCACTGCCGGCACAGGGCGACGACAAGCAAAAACGCTTTACCGATGCCCTGACCTATATGGGCTACACGGTCCGGACTCAGCCCCTGCGCGAGGCCTCGGATGAGAGTGGCACGGCCTACCGCCGCACCAGCCTGGACGTGGAACTGGTCACCGACTTATTGACCGGCCTGGAGCACTACGATACGGCGGTCCTGATCAGCGGCGACGGCGGATTCGAGCGGCCGCTGGAAGTGCTGCGGGCCAGAGGCCGGCGCAGCCTGGTGGTCAACCTGCCCGAGATGACCAGCTATGAACTGCGCAACGCTTCTGACCAGTACTTGGACCTGCGCGACCTGCGCCAGGAATTCGAGCGCCCCGGCTACCGCCTGCCCAGCGAACACCGGCCCGGCCAGTCCCGCAGCACGCCCGACGACAGTCTGGAGCGGCTATCTTACTTTGCCCCGGCTGCAAACCCGGAAAAGGTGAGCCATGAAAACTGACCCTGCATCACTGGAAACGGCCCAGCCCTATCCGCTGCCGCTGGCGCTGGACGCCATGGGCGGCGACTATGGCGTGGAACCCAACGTGGCCGGCGCAGTGGCTGCCGCCCGGGCTGGCGTCTCGGTGCTGTTGGTGGGCCGTGAGCCCCAGATTCACGCCGAGCTGGCCAAGCACGAGGGCAGCGCCAGCCTGCCGCTGCGAGTGATTGACGCCCCGGACGTGATCGGAATGGATGAGCATGCCCGGGACGTACGCTCGCGCCGGGACGCCAGCATCAACGTCTGCACCCGGCTGGTCAAGGAAGGCCGGGCAGCGGCGGTGGTGACCATGGGACACAGTGGCGCAGTGATGGCTTCGTCGCTGCTGACATTGGGGCGGCTGGGTGGGATAGACCGGCCGGCGATGCTGACCCACCTGCCGGCCAAGAACGGCTTCGTGACCCTGCTGGACGTAGGCGCCAACGCCGATGTCAAACCGGCCTATCTGGCGCAGTGGGCGCTGCTGGCCTCGGTGTATCTGGAAGTGGTGGAAGGTCGGCAGAACCCCACGGTAGGCCTGCTGAGCATCGGGGAAGAGGACCACAAGGGCAGCCAGCTGGTGCTGGACGCCCACGCCCGGCTGCGCGAGCTGAACGGTCACGGTGTGAATTTTTACGGCAACGTGGAGGGGCGCGATATCTTCCTGGGTACCACCGACATTGTGGTGACCGACGGCTTTACCGGCAACGTGGTGCTGAAGCTGGCCGAAGGCGAGGCCCGGGTGCTGCTGGGCTGGATCAAGGAAGCGCTGACCAGCAGCCTAAAAGCCAAGGCCGGTGGCCTGCTGGTGC
It includes:
- a CDS encoding DUF309 domain-containing protein; this translates as MIPLEEDLVFPASWQAGAALFNAGHWWEAHEAWEPVWMRASGEARLALQALILLAAALHKRWQMGSLTRRNFVKAQAYLRQLSPGVYGVDWPLLEQRVDAALEGEQPGPPPQLPLLDSERR
- a CDS encoding NYN domain-containing protein, with amino-acid sequence MNSQRIALFVDGASIYAAAKRLGWNFDHRKVLEYFRQQGELYNAFYYTALPAQGDDKQKRFTDALTYMGYTVRTQPLREASDESGTAYRRTSLDVELVTDLLTGLEHYDTAVLISGDGGFERPLEVLRARGRRSLVVNLPEMTSYELRNASDQYLDLRDLRQEFERPGYRLPSEHRPGQSRSTPDDSLERLSYFAPAANPEKVSHEN
- the plsX gene encoding phosphate acyltransferase PlsX, encoding MKTDPASLETAQPYPLPLALDAMGGDYGVEPNVAGAVAAARAGVSVLLVGREPQIHAELAKHEGSASLPLRVIDAPDVIGMDEHARDVRSRRDASINVCTRLVKEGRAAAVVTMGHSGAVMASSLLTLGRLGGIDRPAMLTHLPAKNGFVTLLDVGANADVKPAYLAQWALLASVYLEVVEGRQNPTVGLLSIGEEDHKGSQLVLDAHARLRELNGHGVNFYGNVEGRDIFLGTTDIVVTDGFTGNVVLKLAEGEARVLLGWIKEALTSSLKAKAGGLLVRGALKGLAERMNPSTYGSSLLLGVNGLTFIGHGSSDEQAVKNSLLRAARAYESDLMGRLAGAVAARAAESQLSTQDQ